AATAATTTGCATAGTCAATActatttaactaattttttagttaaatcaTTGAATTCAATTTTCATGGTGCAACTAATATTTATATGTTTCTTTACAaacatataatatatttttgtctACTGTATATTAACATAATATAAGTATATAATGTTAAGATTTAATAAATGTATACTGTGATgtaagtaaaaagaaaaaaaataacaaactgATATTTATAATGTTTGATGCTAATTTGTatcatcttatttttttttaaaaacaactaacaacaataataacaataacaaagtCTTGTCTCACTAagttacatgtagatctcgtttaaCAACCTCATACATTCTTACGTCTTTCTCTACTTTTCACTCTTTATCCATCTttcatctcatccaccctctgACTGGGTGTTCTGTcagtcttcttctcacatgtccaaactaCCTGACACAATGGATGCTACTCCaacattccttattttatcgaTAGAATttacttttaagttttaaagacactttttttgtcacatataagaccagatgcactccgccattttaaCCAACCTGCCTAGATCCTATGATTTAtatcctgttcaatctctccattatccatACACCCAaaatacttaaaacttttaacttttggtAGGATATTTTCTcaaatcttcacctctatattaggGTTTTACCTCTCAtactgaacttacattccatatattccatCTTGCTATGGCTTATGCGCAtaccatacacttctagagcttccatccataagtccaacttcttatttaggcaTTCCCTTGATTCTCTCATAAGAATGATATCATCGACAAAAAGCATGCATCATGGCACaagctcttggatgtgctctatGAGTACttcaagactaatgtgaaaagatatgggcttaaggatgatccctagtgtaatcctataccaatagaaaATTTCTCTGTCatacaccaccttgagtcttcacacttgTTGTGGCCAttatacatgtctttaattacATGAATATATGagatccttactctcctcttttctaaaaccttccataagacctcccttggcaCCCTATcgtacgctttttccaaatcaataaacaccatatagattcgttttattactacgatatcTTTCCATCATTCTTCTTAACAAGTATATCGCTTCGGTTGTGGATCTGCCTGGCATAAATCtaaattggttctctgttacttgtgtctcttttctcaaccttcgttctatcaccctttcccataacttcatgaTATGGCTCATGAGTTTGATCCCTCTATAGTTttcgcaactttgtatatctctcttattcttgtagataggtaccaaggtgttttttctccactcatcaggcatcttctttgaccttaaaatctcattaaaaagtttggttaaccagttgattCCTTTCCCTTCAAAgcccttccaaacctcaatcggaATATTTTCAGGTCCTACTTCCTGCCATTTTCATCTactttagagcctcttttacctcaAAGTCCCAAATACTTCGATAGTAgccaaagttttgatcttcttcccttgtgcataatcgaccaaggTTCGGAAAAGTCTTCTGTCCTTCATTAAATAAttcgtagaagtagctcttctacctttcattaattttcttctcttaacccaacacctctccatccttatAAACAaccaaattatattaatttgttttttcttaGTTAAACATAGtgaattttgatattttaaaattgccACGTAAATTAAAAAGGCataattgattaatttattattgtgCTAACTGAGCAATGggttttttataaaatataaatataaaaataaattgtaaatGTAGTAATTTGACATTATATTATTGATGGTATAACTCAATTCACATTGACTATAGGGTGTAAGTGCAAGTACATGTGAGTATTTAGAGTAAACTtttcacttatttttttatttttcgtttacttttaatttattttattgcttttcctttcttttcaagtattttaatttcttttaaactTCAATTTTATTTGCTTTTGTTATTTAAAGTTCTGGTTTGTTTTTCAACTTCCCATTTGTTTTACTTTCATATCGTTacgttattttatttttaattcctTTTTCTTTAAGTATTTTATTTCCAAGTTTTACcttctttctattttaaattttattacgATTATGCTTTTATCgttgaaatttttttcaaaatttcttaaCCCAAAAGATCATCTATGTTAAATCATTAAGAAGGGAAATACTAAATGCGGAAGCGTACCTGAATTCATAAACATGAATCATACAATTGGAAGAGTTTGAATCTTGTGGTTCTTTcgatcttcctcaaccaaaACCTTCTGTATTCGTAGGCGGCTGAACTGCAACTCTTTTGATGgggaaagagcaacaaaggcggCTTTGGTATATTGGAGACCGAAACCCTGAAGGCCTATTTATATTTAAGCATGGCACCCATTAAACCTTAAAGcccaaataaaataatatctaaagcccaaaagataatatatttaaaatccaaaagataattatctaaggaacaaaagataatatccggttttattctcatttaattccaaatcaaaagtaacaatgacttatttaaataacaataaatgaaatcatcattatataagtcatttaatttgaaatagtatcatttgtgattataattgatatatgtaTTGCCCACAAATAAATTAGGAAACTAAATAATTTCCTAAcatttatttgttaaaatttgTCACAAGTATTTTGATACAGTTTGCTTTAATATAAATGCTAAGTAATTTCCGAGTCAAATAAGAAGAGTCGTATCTATTCTCAGAATTGAGATCTTGATATAAGTTTAATTTTGACACTTTGTCGAGATTAAcaaaaatcaagtaaaataATCCTATAAAATGTATACATATTGTTAAGCTAATTAAAGTTTGACTTAAGGATTGTCGCAAATATTCAAAGAGAGTGAATCctctcactttttttttcgattatttgataatttaatatcttttttcatatgttttttcttattttcactTAAAGAGTGTAAAGTAAAACATCACACTTAAacaaataattgaaaaaaaaaattgagagaatctattttcaaattcaagaGTATTGATTaatctaaaataattttaaaactttatttttgttatttgtttttggtcaattataaatttattttctaatatttttgtattctaTTTTTACAAAGTTacgttattttattaattttagatttctTAAATTTCTGTGTTGATTAAACatttattagtattttaataaatttgatttCTATGCCACCATTAGCAAATTTCAAATAACCATTATATAACGCAATAATTCTCATGACTTATGTACAATGCAAGCAGAGGAGGCACACTGCTTGACAATTTCATgttactataaaaatttgtataacCAATTGCTTGTTCCAACCAATCAACATGTTGAACCAGGTATATTCAGTTTCCATTCCTCAAATGCCAAACGCAAGAATAGAACACTATTTGATTGACAACTCTAAATTATTAGAATGACACAACGGATTGGGGATGCGGTGATGACTGAAACTGAGACACTGCTGTGTCATTTTCTTCATTCTCATTAAAAGCAATTGGTTTTACACAAAAATCTTTCCTGCAAATCCAAATAACATTATAATCAACTATTTTCAACTACATAAGAATTTTTGTCAATGATTTAAGCAAGGCATAAATTGACTTTTCTCATAATAAATTCGACGTTAGCATAACTGAATAAGCAGGGTGGAAACTCAGGTGTAACCAACTTGATGTGAAATTGACAactgagagccgttagatgaaaatttagtcaaattattcaaattatttaatggCTCACAGTTATTAACTTCACATTAAGTTGACAGCACTGAATTTTCACCAATAAACATACCTTTGAGATATGGAACTCTCCTCGGACAAGGCTTTCTCCAACCTTTCTTCAAATGGCGTTGCATGCCAGTTCACTTTCTGATCCTGAATAGTGAAAAATCAGCAAAATCAGGAGCAATATCAAGCTTTAAAACTCaaataggaaaaagaaaaaaatgttgaTAATATAAGTCATACTTCCTTGTACTTATTGGTTGAGTTTGGGATCCCATTACCATCCCACCACTTAGGAGGAGGGAAATGAGATTCCTCGTCTTCGGTCCAATGCGCAGCAACCATTCCAATGATAGGCCTATCAGATGGAGCTTTGCGAATATGACTATTCGCCATTTCCATTCTCCTGTTTCTCTCCTCTAGAATTACTGACGCCGGCTTCAGCCATGAAGACAAGCTTTCTTCCACCTTTGATTCATTTTCATTCAAGActttctttgatttttcattCAATGCCTGCTTGGGATACCGAAATTGCGACTGAGCTGTCTCAAAGACAGTTCCTGGTGTTTGCATTTCATCAGGTAGCTTCAAAGGGATGGGATAAGGTGATAATTTATATTCACCCTCCTTATTTGGGGGTTCTGTTTTCATCAATATGCCATACACCACAATCAAATGTACCATAGGTTGATGATTCAGTTTCACATTCAAAATGTACACACTTGTTTCACATTCAAGAAGTTGTTTTCTTAGTCATACCTGAAGCATGAAGGTTCCCTGTCTTACTTCCTTCACTAGAATCAAGAGAGTCACGTCTAGTATTTTGTGTATTGGAGATACAGctgcaaaagaaaggaaattaACTTTCGAGAAAAATCTTGGTGTGTTTCTTCAATAGAGCATTCTAAAATTTTGAAGAATTTAAAATGATATGTAACTAAAATGCCATAATTCAATTACATGTAATTTTGGCAACACCTCTGTTGAAGACCTTCaaccttttaaatttaaaaaaaaaaagtgtgattaaattaaaaatgcTACCAGATAATATAAAAGTATGACCTTAATTTAAACTATACTTTTTAAGTGTTGTCATAGCCAGCATATTCATAGTTATCATAAGATTCACCATCAAGTTTTTTACTATCCATCAAGttttaaaagaagaaaacaaggaagGAAATTGGAGAAATTCCCTATCTTATGGGGGTATTCTAAATTCTTTGTTGTGAACTAAACAAAAGACCCCATAGAAGTGCTTCTGatttgtaaaattcattttaTTAATATCAGAACAAATAATTTCTAATTAAAGGATTTAAAATACTCTCAAAAAATGCATtctctctttttaaattctttatcCGAATACACTCTTAATTTTGGAAATCAAATGTATAATTTTGACATTCAGAGAAAATCCTTTACTACATAGTAAATGTAAAGTAAGCTCCTGCTGTTCTCAAGattaaaaaacagaaaatatcGATCTCCTATGAAATAGACAAAAATGTGGTTATTCCACATTCACTATAAGACGTGagcataaaaaaattcaaaatataaatagaTGAACAACCTGCTTGGTGTTTGCTCTAAAGAATCTGTTCTTTTCCCCCAATCTTCAGAACATTTCTTGGGAGTTGGGGGGTTGAATGGTTGATTATCTGGCCGAACTTTATCGGCTGACGTGTTGGGATGCCAAGAATGAAACCTTGAAGGCTCAGAATCTTTGCCACAGGAAGGTGATACTTTCAGCTTCTCAGATGCTTTGAGAAACATGGCCTGTCGAAAAAGGGTTCATGTAATTAtacgaaaaaaattttatctacaAGCACCAATCTTAAGAGAGAGCCAAAAATTAAATAGCGCtctaagtgtttttcaaaatttctacaAATAGTAATGAGAACATAAACTTCAATCATTATACTACCAAGGTTTCTATGCCCAAGACTGCATACACTTGACTATCTACAAATGTGATAAGTATGCAATGAACCAGCTTACATGCTATCTACAAATTTGTTATCTAGTAGAACAAGGCTTACGCACTATTGTAGAGAAATTTATCCTCTAAAAATAGTAGAAAAACATTAACAGAAGAAAATCTACAATTGAGAAAGGTTTGGGGGCTAACAATATTGCAGTTCTTTCCATCCATTATATCTTGAAAATACTAAACACTTCATAGAAATTGCAGTTGCTAGAATTAAAAATGACAAAAGGCTCAAATGTGATAGAGGTCGTTATCTTGAAAGACCATTTTCATATATGCCACTATTGCAAGTCCTACATCTATCAAGGATACTTCTCTAGAATGTTTATAAATGAGGAACATCCCTCACTTTTTGAGCTAGCTTTTGGAGTGAGCGAGGCCTAATCAGTTATGATACCACCATTTTTGGTGATCTCAAACTATACAGGTTACCCTGCTAAACTACAAGTCAACAACTGTAGATTCCAAGGTTGTGACATTTCATTCAAAATAAACAATCCAATATAAAATCCtcttagaatataaaatatgaaaCAACAGGAAAATAGGGTACAGTTAAACATAAAATGAGAGTATTCCAAGAGTTCTAGGATCTAAGTTCCTCCCTATAAACAGAGACACaatcaatttttgtttttaaatttattcttttttattaaaaaaaaaaaagaagaagcagcaagCTTGAAGTCCTAATTGTGGCTATTGTCAATTGTTTTCAAATATGAGACTAACTGCTACTAGTTGTTTCCCACATTTAGTTTTTCACTAATCATTTCATCTATGAAACATGCTCTCCATTGTCCAGAAACCAGAAATAACTCTAATTGCAAGCTTAGTAGAAAGAAAAAGCATACACCAGCTAACAGCTTCAGCGACTTATCTTGAAGCATTTCCTATTGTATGAAAAATAAACTACATGCCAATATATATTCCTTATTCCATAATCCATACTGCTAAACATGTAAGAACTGTCATAGAACAACCATTGcatttagaataataaaaacaacaaaaatgcaCACCTCATCCTTATGTCCCTTGTCATGAATCTGAGCTCCTGCACCAAAACTCTTCCCCTCATTGCAAGCAGATTCTTCTCttacttttcaaaaaattaagaGCAGAGTACACATTGAAATAAGAGGCCATATGCTTATAATGGTAAACATCAATtcaagaaaatagaaaaaataaaagccATAAAAGTATCATTAAAAAAcagaaacaaaagaattaaTTACCTTCAGAGAGAAACAAAGTAGACAGCCGATTTCGAGAGACCACAGCATCCTGGTTTACAcacaacaaaattagaaccttGATCAaaagcaaaattaaaagagtTAATGCTTACTTTGGTCTGGTGTTAATGAGTCCAAATAGTTCCTATGAATAAAAAACATTAGTCAACTTGATCCCTTGATCTTTTTAACTCATTTAACCTGCTACAAGGACTAAAAGGGGGACTCGTGCATAAACCTAGAGACCAAACTAAAGTATTAACCCAGcattaaaattcattgaaaatcAAACAGCTTTACCAAAATCTCTgacaaattaattattcaaatttcaGCTTAAGTATGTCAACAATTTTCAACCATTTGCAAATCCTCCGACAACAAtaagatattttcaaaaaattccaATACATTCATAACAATTAACAATATAGAAGACAAAAATAAgtgtttttttaattaaaaaaaaaaaggttaggACTGATTACGTTGGTTTTGGACTGACGAGAAAGCGCTGCGGTGGAGGCGGCGGTGGCAGTAGTGGGAAGGTGACGATTGTCACGGCCtctaaagcaagaaaagaagcTACCCATGGTGGCGCGGTAGAAGGATCGGAACACGAACCTCAGAATCAGACCTAACCAGCGCATATCATTCAGAAGAACCAGTAATTATAACGTTccttttctctatttttctctaattatttttttttttttaaatagagtGTAAATTGATAAGGAAGGAAGCAAGAGagtgtgtgagagagagagaagggaagAGTGAGGAGtggattttgaaatttgaactAACAGTGAAGTATGATGAGGAAGGAGGGAGAGGGAAGGAATGGAATTCATATTTCAGGCACACGCTTGGGGTATCTTTTTCCTACGCGCGGATCATTGCTACGTTGGGACGCGCTCATATATCGCGAAGAGTAGGTGACTAGGTGGGTTCAAATTAGCGAAGGCGCGTTGCTAACATTGGATCGATGATTGTGACCGAGACCGAGATCCCTGTCTTAACGCGAATGTTTTTAACTCGAAATAGGCATTTACTCATGTGcgtataaaattagataaaactAGTATTTTTTTTTCCCACTAAACTACTATTAcaaatttatttatgaaataataaaattgaagtTATATCTATAAAAAATAGAGTTCGTACCATAAAATTatccaaatttttaaaaattatctaaaaattttaaattacctTTCTTTTACTGTTATTACTATCATTCTCTCTCTAAATTAtccttctttttaaaaaaattattacctaataaacaaaaaaataatatgctcaaataataataataaaccaatcaaaaacaaaaaccaGCATCTACCATAAATTTACAATATATTACTACTATATTAGATTTACAAGCATCTATTTATAGTGAATTAACAAAAAAGTCATAAATTaagagaagaagatgaaccTGAATTGTGAACCTAAGTAGGAAGTTCGTATTTAGAGAAGGAGACAAAACCATTGTAATTTTTGTGGTGGAAGTTTATCTCCCTCTAGGAGCGATAAAGAACCTTTTTGCTGGACTGGAGACATTTCACTAAGTTAACTCGTGCTCACTAACAAAtccataaaaaaaatacaagttATAGATCTTACGAGCTTAACGCTTAAATGATAAGGGTAGAATTCTTAAAATTATTGAGTGATATTTAAATGCATATTGTTTCTCATTATATGAATATCATGACATCAACCTTTGCACCAGTTGTTAAATGTCGGGCTAGATTCGTTATAATTTTGTCCATCTTGATATGTATGTTTAATAGGTACAATGAAAGTCATATCTAGGTCTGATCTCAGGTAATGTCAAATTGCTAGTAGTCAACCGACACTTACGCAaaatgagctcatggcctgcttAAAACAAACATGCATCATATTATTTATCGCATATTCTCTATGGTTGTGTTTTATGTTTATTCTCTATTATTGTGCTATGTGACTTGTCTATACTTTCTTGTTATTACTGCTTGCTTGTTCTAGTAGACTATAACCTTAGATATAAACAAACTGAGACTATAACCCTAAAGTCAAACTAGTATATCTGTTACTCTTCTAATATAGAAATTTACCCTAGGTCTAATATACGATCTGTTTTCCTCCATTGGTACCCTGCTGAAAAATTCGTAGATTTTCATTCCCTTTGTTTAACTGTTCTTACAGATACAATCGATGCTGAAGTACGTTGTCTTGCTGGAGTTATTCCCTTGCGGAGACCATGTAGTGGAGATACAATCATCTGAGGCGAGACTCGTAATCGCGTCAGATGAAGACTCTAACCGATCCTGTCTTGTTCGCTCCTTACTATTTTCTTTGGATTTTAATTCACCGTATGAATTTTCTCTTGCTAAGCCACACTCAGATGTTCCTCAACATCTACCTTCGCCTCAGCTGGAGTTTTCACCGGAGCCTTATCTAGAgtgataaaaaaaaaggaaccAAAGATACCACGAAAAtgaaaagattaaaataaaatgatatttgGATAATGTTTTCctattagaataataaaaaaaaagaacaaaaaacaCCATGAAAACGAAAAGATTAAGTTAAA
The Arachis stenosperma cultivar V10309 chromosome 7, arast.V10309.gnm1.PFL2, whole genome shotgun sequence genome window above contains:
- the LOC130940728 gene encoding protein JASON-like isoform X2 produces the protein MRWLGLILRFVFRSFYRATMGSFFSCFRGRDNRHLPTTATAASTAALSRQSKTNDAVVSRNRLSTLFLSEVREESACNEGKSFGAGAQIHDKGHKDEAMFLKASEKLKVSPSCGKDSEPSRFHSWHPNTSADKVRPDNQPFNPPTPKKCSEDWGKRTDSLEQTPSSCISNTQNTRRDSLDSSEGSKTGNLHASGTVFETAQSQFRYPKQALNEKSKKVLNENESKVEESLSSWLKPASVILEERNRRMEMANSHIRKAPSDRPIIGMVAAHWTEDEESHFPPPKWWDGNGIPNSTNKYKEDQKVNWHATPFEERLEKALSEESSISQRKDFCVKPIAFNENEENDTAVSQFQSSPHPQSVVSF
- the LOC130940728 gene encoding protein JASON-like isoform X1 is translated as MRWLGLILRFVFRSFYRATMGSFFSCFRGRDNRHLPTTATAASTAALSRQSKTNDAVVSRNRLSTLFLSEVREESACNEGKSFGAGAQIHDKGHKDEAMFLKASEKLKVSPSCGKDSEPSRFHSWHPNTSADKVRPDNQPFNPPTPKKCSEDWGKRTDSLEQTPSSCISNTQNTRRDSLDSSEGSKTGNLHASEPPNKEGEYKLSPYPIPLKLPDEMQTPGTVFETAQSQFRYPKQALNEKSKKVLNENESKVEESLSSWLKPASVILEERNRRMEMANSHIRKAPSDRPIIGMVAAHWTEDEESHFPPPKWWDGNGIPNSTNKYKEDQKVNWHATPFEERLEKALSEESSISQRKDFCVKPIAFNENEENDTAVSQFQSSPHPQSVVSF